Proteins from one Oncorhynchus tshawytscha isolate Ot180627B linkage group LG16, Otsh_v2.0, whole genome shotgun sequence genomic window:
- the LOC112216075 gene encoding pre-mRNA-splicing factor SPF27, which translates to MAGTSSVAGEVFVDALPYFDQGYDAAGVREAAAALVEEETRRYRPTKNYLSYMPTPDFTTFETEIMRNEFERLAARQPLELLSMKRYELPAPSSGQKNDITAWQESVNNSMAQLEHQAVRIENLELMAHYGTNAWKVYNDNLAFMIELAQKELQKCRKQIQDLNWQRKNDQLAGGAKLRELESNWVSLVSKNYEIERAIVQLENEVGQLKQQHGDENKENIRQDF; encoded by the exons ATGGCTGGAACTTCATCAGTAGCTGGTGAAGTATTTGTCGATGCCCTACCGTATTTTGACCAGGGTTATGATGCAGCGGGCGTTAGAGAGGCG GCTGCAGCCTTGGTAGAGGAGGAGACTCGCCGATACAGACCCACCAAGAACTACCTCAGTTATATGCCAACACCTGATTTCACTACATTTGAA ACTGAAATCATGAGGAACGAGTTTGAGAGACTAGCAGCCCGGCAGCCCCTGGAACTTCTCAGCATGAAGAG ATATGAGCTTCCAGCTCCATCATCAGGGCAGAAGAATGACATCACTGCATGGCAGGAGAGTGTGAACAACTCCATGGCTCAGCTGGAGCATCAAGCAGTGCGCATTGAGAACCTGGAACTTATGGCACACTACGGTACCAATGCATGGAAGGTCTACAATGA TAACCTGGCCTTTATGATTGAATTGGCTCAAAAAGAACTACAGAAATGTAG AAAGCAGATTCAGGACTTGAACTGGCAACGGAAGAATGATCAGCTTGCAGGCGGGGCCAAGCTGAGAGAGCTGGAGTCAAA TTGGGTGTCCCTCGTAAGTAAGAACTATGAGATTGAACGTGCCATCGTCCAGTTGGAGAATGAAGTTGGACAGCTCAAACAGCAGCATGGTGACGAGAATAAGGAAAACATTCGACAGGACTTCTAG